A DNA window from Nitrospira sp. contains the following coding sequences:
- a CDS encoding conserved membrane protein of unknown function (Evidence 4 : Unknown function but conserved in other organisms; MaGe:77309459), with amino-acid sequence MDTFQSIATDLNILIPIVNHWFHLLSAIIWIGGLAFLVMAVTPGLKKAVAKEQIKPISDAFYQHYKKIAGILLVVLLFTGGVNLHYVNQVMTSQTQLGIQHNAKYLTIFFIKLGLVLCLLTLFLYTVIFKSDDETEDGEDYEVIPYQRAALWMGFFIVLCAAAMKHLHV; translated from the coding sequence ATGGACACCTTCCAAAGCATCGCCACCGATCTGAACATCCTGATTCCGATCGTCAATCACTGGTTCCACCTGCTGTCCGCCATCATTTGGATCGGCGGATTGGCGTTTCTCGTCATGGCCGTGACTCCTGGCCTGAAGAAAGCTGTCGCCAAAGAGCAAATCAAGCCGATCAGCGATGCGTTTTACCAACACTATAAGAAAATCGCGGGCATTCTGTTAGTGGTGCTGCTGTTTACCGGCGGCGTCAATCTGCATTACGTCAATCAGGTGATGACATCGCAGACGCAACTCGGGATTCAACACAATGCCAAGTATCTAACCATTTTCTTTATTAAGCTCGGACTGGTCCTCTGCTTGCTGACGCTGTTTCTCTACACCGTTATCTTCAAGTCCGACGATGAGACCGAGGATGGCGAAGACTATGAAGTCATTCCCTATCAACGCGCCGCTCTCTGGATGGGTTTTTTCATCGTCCTCTGCGCCGCAGCGATGAAGCACCTTCACGTATAA
- a CDS encoding hypothetical protein (Evidence 4 : Unknown function but conserved in other organisms; MaGe:77309460) — MLTTQPQEKLAMENNSRLERPRTQQDPPPHSANRKPTTRLTITLPVQLVDQLRDAVYWTPHTTLAWLVEDALRAILATMEVANRGPFPPREQELKAGRPRGVRGVKQTKAILIRQLPPNRAPGMPPEQWATPLRKPMLNGRTGATDAEKYVRN; from the coding sequence ATGCTGACAACCCAACCTCAGGAAAAATTGGCCATGGAGAACAACTCAAGACTGGAACGGCCTCGTACGCAACAAGATCCGCCGCCACATTCAGCAAACCGCAAGCCGACTACCAGGCTGACCATCACCCTTCCCGTACAATTGGTCGATCAACTGCGAGACGCCGTCTACTGGACGCCACACACCACATTAGCCTGGCTCGTGGAAGATGCTCTTCGCGCCATTCTCGCGACGATGGAAGTCGCAAACCGGGGCCCATTCCCCCCTCGTGAGCAAGAATTGAAAGCAGGCCGCCCGCGCGGAGTACGAGGGGTCAAGCAAACCAAGGCAATCTTGATACGGCAACTGCCGCCTAACAGAGCGCCAGGCATGCCGCCAGAACAATGGGCCACGCCACTGAGAAAACCCATGCTGAACGGGCGGACCGGCGCGACCGACGCAGAAAAATACGTGAGGAACTAA
- a CDS encoding 2OG-Fe(II) oxygenase (MaGe:77309461) produces the protein MQTTGIMSVAEAVDQAVAALDFDRLHKAYWDQNEFLVIKQFLPRAFVESAFVPQVEGLKPRINRNYIPGHKKGGSVSYYTVQEQAPLFLDLYRSSAYRNFLNRLVHANLLLCPDNDPHSCALYYYTEPGDHIGFHYDTSYYKGARYTILMGMIDRSSHCKLVCDLFKDDPSKDTQHLELITEPGDMVIFNGDKLWHAVTPLAEGEERVALTMEYVTNPEMGRFHRLYSNLKDSFAYFGLKTVFKRAFSSQRIS, from the coding sequence ATGCAAACGACCGGCATAATGTCAGTGGCGGAAGCCGTGGACCAGGCTGTGGCCGCGCTCGATTTCGACCGGTTGCACAAGGCGTACTGGGATCAGAACGAGTTCCTTGTCATCAAGCAGTTTCTCCCGCGCGCGTTTGTTGAATCGGCCTTTGTGCCGCAGGTGGAAGGGCTCAAGCCGCGCATCAACCGGAACTATATCCCGGGCCACAAGAAGGGCGGCAGCGTCAGCTACTATACGGTGCAGGAGCAGGCCCCGCTGTTCCTCGACCTCTATCGATCGTCCGCCTATCGCAACTTTCTCAACCGGCTGGTTCACGCGAATCTGTTGCTCTGTCCCGATAACGATCCGCATTCCTGCGCGCTCTATTACTACACGGAGCCGGGCGATCACATCGGGTTTCACTACGACACGTCGTATTACAAGGGTGCGCGCTATACGATTTTGATGGGAATGATCGACCGGTCGTCGCATTGCAAGCTGGTGTGCGACCTGTTCAAGGACGATCCGTCGAAAGATACGCAGCACTTGGAGCTTATCACCGAGCCCGGCGATATGGTGATCTTCAACGGCGACAAGCTCTGGCACGCGGTTACTCCGCTGGCGGAAGGCGAGGAGCGGGTGGCGTTGACGATGGAATATGTGACGAATCCTGAGATGGGCCGGTTCCACCGCCTCTACTCGAATCTGAAAGATTCATTTGCTTATTTCGGGCTCAAGACGGTGTTCAAGCGCGCATTCTCCAGCCAGCGTATCTCCTAA